In the genome of Criblamydia sequanensis CRIB-18, one region contains:
- a CDS encoding F-box protein, whose product MQLTPCNSNQKVVSNLKPEETGDEVPEINFFDLIPEELVLLLAQYLDARAIGNLRLVCRKFNVIGSDASLIPTLFKTRFPILAGFYSREELNEEHYKKAILRTDNIRDTAFTPRQTVLREGYDFQGHISALVCRDNLLYGSCYKDGGVTVWDLEGNEKGHFFQFNPIPHHIGLSNNYIFGHSNATPSQTADYTGLQRISLLDQAYTFWNYPKANFWRFKVFDESIYAESSKGILEIDVESGLFNEYISVFPTEPFFADQYQVLGIGGFYITSWDRETLKEKESLPLIGHLPDRNLHLDIPTYHPETNLVFLARDYTSFASYDLRQKSIAYKKDIHGISISGIIFFNNQVVTSALDGCLKIWDHRKFSTQTPLRSLQLSFGITAISSNEDFLFIGTQYGDIIKCDFIKEGSLTSLMWDAFEKCLVS is encoded by the coding sequence ATGCAATTAACTCCCTGCAATTCTAACCAAAAAGTAGTTTCCAATTTAAAGCCGGAAGAAACAGGTGATGAAGTTCCGGAAATTAATTTTTTTGACCTTATTCCGGAAGAGTTAGTGCTTTTACTAGCGCAATATTTGGATGCTCGAGCTATCGGAAATTTAAGGCTTGTTTGCAGAAAATTTAATGTCATTGGAAGCGATGCAAGCCTTATACCAACTTTATTTAAAACACGGTTTCCTATTTTAGCCGGCTTTTATTCTCGGGAAGAATTGAACGAAGAGCATTATAAGAAAGCCATCTTGAGAACCGACAACATAAGGGATACCGCATTTACACCAAGACAAACCGTCCTTAGGGAAGGATATGATTTTCAAGGTCATATTAGCGCTTTAGTTTGTCGGGATAATCTTCTCTATGGCAGCTGTTATAAGGATGGCGGGGTTACAGTTTGGGATTTGGAAGGAAATGAGAAGGGGCATTTTTTTCAATTCAACCCGATTCCTCACCATATTGGCCTTTCAAATAATTATATTTTTGGTCATTCCAATGCCACACCGAGTCAGACAGCGGACTACACAGGACTGCAGCGAATAAGCCTTTTAGATCAAGCCTATACTTTTTGGAATTATCCTAAAGCCAATTTTTGGCGGTTTAAAGTGTTTGATGAGTCTATTTATGCAGAATCCTCAAAGGGCATTCTTGAAATCGACGTCGAATCAGGCCTCTTTAATGAATATATAAGCGTCTTCCCGACAGAGCCATTTTTTGCGGATCAATATCAAGTTCTTGGAATTGGCGGTTTTTACATTACCTCCTGGGATAGAGAAACTCTGAAAGAAAAAGAAAGCCTTCCCCTCATTGGCCACTTACCTGATCGCAACTTGCACTTGGATATTCCCACGTACCATCCTGAAACCAATCTAGTATTTTTAGCAAGAGATTACACAAGTTTTGCAAGTTATGATTTAAGGCAGAAAAGCATAGCCTATAAGAAGGACATTCATGGGATCTCTATTTCCGGAATTATATTTTTTAATAATCAGGTGGTGACAAGCGCTTTGGACGGTTGTCTAAAAATCTGGGATCATAGAAAGTTTAGCACCCAAACCCCTCTTCGCTCTCTACAGCTTAGCTTTGGAATAACAGCAATAAGCTCAAACGAAGATTTTCTATTTATCGGAACTCAATACGGGGATATTATCAAATGTGACTTTATTAAAGAGGGTAGCTTAACTTCACTAATGTGGGATGCATTTGAAAAATGCCTCGTTTCTTGA
- a CDS encoding F-box/WD repeat-containing protein produces MQIGSIHDIKSCPQKYDESKINVSKEAIKGINFFDYLPEELLLYFTNYFKVKELGLFKAICKRFHQIASDASHIPVLFKTRFPVLASFLKKQEITDRFYEKAIFNQSRMFDKAFSPKETFFRMKSNYQEGVQALAYKEDVVYSSFFSKKIVTAWDQKGEMFQHFECSEIPHCIDASKDYFFCHGDIDELIRHKLSTDKKTTSRRYSKANFWYFKVIDETIYARAEYGVIAVNSKTGKHKKYRGESSIPFYADENQILGVNYQSVVAWDRETKKIRSELSLISQSKDPSLKLFLQAKAYFSEGNRIFLAANNACLVSYDLREGKMSPPLKIHQSLIYGIIFYNNELVTSSADNTFKIWDIRNFNYSNTTPIRSIEHDSFVTSLCCSQDSLFIGTRIGEIVKYDFFETDLRGVS; encoded by the coding sequence ATGCAAATTGGTTCTATTCATGACATCAAATCGTGTCCCCAAAAATACGATGAGTCGAAAATCAATGTTAGTAAAGAGGCTATTAAAGGAATTAATTTTTTTGATTATCTGCCTGAGGAGCTTTTGCTTTATTTTACAAATTATTTCAAAGTAAAGGAGCTTGGGCTTTTTAAAGCTATCTGCAAAAGATTTCATCAAATCGCAAGCGATGCAAGCCATATCCCAGTCCTTTTTAAAACAAGATTTCCTGTCCTTGCAAGTTTTCTTAAAAAACAAGAAATAACAGATCGGTTCTACGAAAAAGCCATTTTTAACCAAAGCAGAATGTTTGATAAAGCTTTTTCCCCAAAAGAGACTTTCTTTCGTATGAAGAGTAATTATCAAGAAGGGGTGCAGGCTTTAGCCTATAAAGAAGATGTGGTTTACAGCTCTTTTTTTTCAAAAAAAATAGTCACTGCCTGGGATCAAAAGGGGGAAATGTTTCAACATTTTGAATGCTCAGAAATTCCTCATTGCATAGATGCTTCGAAGGATTATTTTTTTTGTCATGGCGACATCGATGAACTCATACGCCATAAACTATCAACGGATAAGAAAACGACCTCAAGACGTTATTCAAAAGCAAACTTTTGGTATTTTAAAGTTATCGATGAAACAATCTATGCCAGAGCTGAATATGGCGTCATTGCTGTTAATTCCAAGACGGGAAAGCATAAGAAATATCGGGGCGAGTCGTCCATTCCTTTTTATGCGGATGAAAATCAAATTCTCGGAGTCAATTATCAATCAGTTGTTGCATGGGATAGGGAGACGAAGAAAATAAGAAGTGAACTGAGCTTAATTAGTCAATCAAAGGATCCTAGCTTAAAACTTTTTCTACAAGCGAAAGCCTATTTTTCTGAAGGCAATCGGATATTTTTAGCGGCAAATAACGCCTGTCTTGTAAGTTATGATTTAAGAGAGGGAAAAATGAGCCCGCCTCTTAAAATCCATCAAAGCTTAATTTATGGAATTATTTTTTATAACAATGAACTTGTCACAAGCAGCGCTGATAATACCTTTAAAATTTGGGATATTCGAAATTTTAATTACTCAAACACGACACCGATCCGTTCAATCGAACATGATTCTTTTGTCACGTCGCTTTGCTGCAGCCAAGACAGTCTTTTTATTGGGACACGTATTGGAGAAATCGTAAAATATGACTTTTTTGAAACTGATTTAAGAGGTGTTTCCTAA
- a CDS encoding F-box-like domain-containing protein — MNRTSNDPYQYDNFDYVDMDISSESDSEELEVILIEEELLQDPLMFLPEEIALEIFSYLSAREILDAGIVSKNWRRVSSDNSLFPIFFKKILPVTANHYSKKELKKNLYDKTVAFQTNLEDPKFLPNVKTFDRHEGFVTFLKVREGKLFSASENDLKIFNIKTQKEENKINHSVIRTIELIGENIYIGDRLQGRITKMSRCGEVERQVHFKSSAVFFLKKGPQGLYGRSSDGIQSFDLELNPTHTIFDEGNPISLAISQTSLFTGGSSGIASFDIERLEETHRFEYPTFGRNIESLDNQVYALIDGPNGVVGQLDFRSNQLNTLFYLPGYKSFGLIQILENKLLVDYLGQVWVSDLRTSHILNKIPLGGDGEQDRITALYANGESIFAGKKSGDIYQIEF; from the coding sequence ATGAACAGAACAAGCAATGATCCCTATCAATATGATAATTTTGATTACGTCGATATGGACATAAGTTCTGAATCGGATAGTGAAGAGCTTGAAGTAATTCTCATTGAAGAAGAGCTTTTGCAAGACCCTTTAATGTTTTTGCCGGAAGAGATAGCTCTAGAGATTTTTTCATATCTTTCTGCAAGGGAAATCTTAGACGCCGGGATTGTCTCTAAAAATTGGAGGAGAGTGAGTTCCGATAATTCTTTATTTCCTATTTTTTTCAAAAAAATATTACCGGTAACTGCCAACCACTACTCTAAAAAAGAACTTAAAAAAAATTTATACGATAAAACAGTAGCCTTTCAGACTAATTTGGAAGACCCGAAATTTTTACCCAATGTAAAAACATTTGATAGGCATGAAGGTTTTGTGACTTTTCTAAAAGTTAGGGAAGGTAAGCTTTTTAGCGCTTCAGAAAATGACTTAAAAATTTTTAATATTAAAACCCAAAAAGAAGAAAATAAAATCAATCACTCAGTTATTAGAACTATTGAGCTGATAGGTGAGAATATCTATATTGGAGACAGGCTTCAGGGCAGAATAACCAAAATGTCAAGGTGCGGAGAAGTTGAGAGGCAAGTGCATTTTAAAAGTAGCGCTGTGTTTTTCTTAAAAAAAGGGCCTCAAGGGCTTTATGGCAGATCCTCTGACGGCATTCAATCTTTCGATTTAGAGTTAAACCCAACTCATACTATTTTTGATGAGGGCAACCCTATCAGCTTAGCTATTTCCCAAACTTCACTTTTCACAGGAGGAAGTTCGGGGATTGCAAGCTTTGATATTGAAAGGTTAGAGGAAACTCATCGATTTGAATATCCTACTTTTGGAAGAAATATTGAGTCTCTTGACAATCAAGTTTATGCTTTGATAGATGGACCTAATGGAGTTGTAGGGCAATTGGATTTCAGGTCTAATCAATTGAATACTCTTTTTTACCTGCCGGGCTACAAATCTTTCGGCCTTATTCAAATTTTAGAGAATAAATTACTGGTGGATTATTTAGGCCAAGTTTGGGTGTCGGATCTTAGAACATCCCATATTTTAAATAAAATCCCCCTCGGCGGAGACGGAGAGCAAGACCGCATCACAGCCCTTTATGCAAATGGTGAATCTATTTTTGCCGGTAAAAAAAGTGGCGACATTTACCAAATCGAATTTTAA
- a CDS encoding F-box-like domain-containing protein has product MQITSLHGNDPVQIDPTAILPLEVMIKVFHYLPTASLASSSLVSHAWHQIVSDPSIIREIFFRLFPKSACFYERGKFTFSLLRETEALHRRIKEDFFNPEKKEILGETSVITGLKLLDSNSIAAATMKDGDCSLKTWDLSEEKLKSCLNTKSRIHSFKINETHVFINYRRGLIQKWDYHLEELNSEKEFVNWSSDAFELSSNKLYLGFSDGSIKVLNAELEEVDRFKSHSGGITWLSTYNEYLFSADSSYNLFVWDRETKKLLQQFPECYLPSSMECAFNSLLVGTCSGQLISFDLRENKEKTRFKSHTDVITSIYGFDYEIIVSSFEPKIRFWDFRQFGTNHQEFKELAVGDTSVYSLDGNAFNLFLGTGRGLFSYSFLSK; this is encoded by the coding sequence ATGCAAATAACTTCATTACATGGAAATGATCCTGTACAAATAGACCCGACTGCCATCCTTCCCCTAGAGGTGATGATAAAAGTTTTTCACTATTTGCCAACGGCTTCACTTGCAAGCAGCTCTTTAGTAAGCCATGCATGGCATCAAATTGTCTCTGACCCTTCTATAATAAGAGAGATTTTTTTTAGATTATTTCCAAAAAGCGCTTGTTTTTATGAAAGAGGGAAATTCACTTTTTCTTTACTAAGGGAAACAGAAGCTCTTCATAGACGAATAAAGGAGGACTTCTTTAACCCTGAAAAAAAAGAAATCTTGGGGGAAACATCTGTCATTACAGGTCTTAAACTACTTGATTCAAATTCTATAGCGGCCGCAACTATGAAAGATGGGGATTGCAGTTTAAAAACTTGGGATCTTTCTGAAGAAAAGCTTAAGTCGTGTTTAAATACGAAGAGCCGTATTCATAGCTTTAAAATTAATGAAACGCATGTATTTATCAATTATAGAAGAGGGTTAATTCAAAAATGGGATTATCATCTGGAAGAACTTAATTCGGAAAAAGAATTTGTCAACTGGAGCTCTGATGCTTTCGAACTTTCTTCCAATAAATTGTACTTAGGTTTTTCAGACGGCTCAATCAAGGTTTTAAATGCGGAATTAGAAGAAGTGGATCGCTTTAAAAGCCATTCAGGAGGGATCACTTGGCTTTCAACGTATAATGAGTATCTTTTTAGCGCCGATTCCTCCTATAATCTATTTGTTTGGGATAGAGAAACCAAAAAGCTTTTGCAGCAATTTCCGGAGTGCTATCTGCCATCTTCGATGGAATGCGCTTTTAATAGTCTTCTTGTCGGTACTTGCAGTGGACAACTGATAAGCTTTGATTTACGAGAAAACAAAGAGAAAACACGCTTTAAATCCCATACCGATGTTATCACATCTATCTACGGCTTCGACTATGAAATTATCGTAAGCTCCTTTGAACCAAAAATCCGATTTTGGGATTTCAGACAATTTGGTACAAACCATCAAGAATTTAAAGAGCTTGCTGTTGGTGATACCAGTGTGTACTCATTGGATGGGAATGCCTTCAATCTTTTTTTAGGCACGGGGAGGGGTCTTTTTTCCTATAGCTTCCTTTCAAAATGA
- a CDS encoding F-box/WD repeat-containing protein: MNVTGKDDSFFLDEDQNNLPLPNEILTEIFLNLTFKEVCNSRLVCRKWNQICTGTYLSRFFCLKMFPESSSFYKKKDFSIALIFQKLRNEARIKEGKNPSIRVLKETKSLNAKNNVICMKQNESLLYAGFQEGVIRVFDLEKECELKKIEFLNNKISSLAVGPFIYGGFSSKITRWGEKEEDSLELSKDSSGFGECLHLQKDHLFTRSRQGLFEFDRNLNQVSLVKESSGSFTVSDAAIFGYDGKNCLTLWDREKLAPILTFPGINFIYPASSLHNSGNTLYLTYENGDFQILDLRAKKLQQIFRFFSLGAWSTKVLDQKIILGTSFGISFWDLRYLIRKDPLSSFKVSYLSSFELIESAVVVGTHLGEIQIFDYSE, encoded by the coding sequence ATGAATGTAACAGGAAAGGATGATAGTTTTTTTTTAGACGAAGATCAAAATAACCTTCCTTTGCCAAATGAAATCCTAACTGAAATCTTCTTAAACCTAACTTTTAAAGAGGTCTGTAACTCAAGACTAGTTTGCAGAAAATGGAATCAAATTTGTACCGGGACTTATCTCTCCAGATTTTTTTGTCTTAAAATGTTTCCGGAAAGCTCTTCTTTTTATAAAAAAAAAGACTTTTCAATTGCCCTCATATTCCAAAAATTAAGAAATGAAGCTCGAATCAAAGAAGGAAAAAACCCGTCTATTAGAGTTCTTAAGGAAACCAAGTCTCTAAATGCTAAAAATAATGTGATTTGCATGAAGCAAAACGAGAGTTTGCTTTATGCGGGCTTTCAGGAGGGGGTGATACGTGTCTTTGACCTCGAAAAAGAATGTGAACTCAAGAAAATCGAATTTTTAAATAATAAAATCAGCTCTCTTGCAGTAGGGCCTTTTATCTATGGAGGGTTTTCTTCCAAGATAACAAGATGGGGAGAAAAAGAGGAGGATTCACTAGAACTAAGTAAAGATTCGAGCGGTTTTGGAGAATGTCTTCATCTTCAAAAGGACCACTTATTCACTCGTTCAAGGCAGGGGCTATTTGAGTTTGATAGAAATTTAAATCAGGTGAGTCTTGTTAAAGAAAGCTCGGGATCTTTTACGGTAAGTGACGCGGCAATTTTTGGTTACGATGGAAAAAATTGTCTCACCCTTTGGGATCGAGAAAAACTAGCCCCCATACTAACATTCCCCGGAATTAACTTTATTTACCCTGCAAGTTCCCTTCATAATTCTGGAAATACCCTTTATCTTACCTATGAAAATGGGGATTTTCAGATTTTGGACCTTAGGGCCAAAAAATTGCAGCAGATCTTTAGGTTTTTTTCATTAGGGGCATGGTCTACCAAAGTTTTAGATCAAAAAATAATTTTAGGCACATCTTTTGGAATCAGCTTTTGGGATCTTCGATATCTTATCCGAAAGGATCCTCTGTCTTCTTTTAAGGTTTCTTACCTAAGCTCGTTTGAATTAATTGAATCAGCGGTGGTTGTTGGAACTCATCTAGGTGAAATTCAAATTTTTGATTATTCTGAATAA
- a CDS encoding F-box/WD repeat-containing protein, translating to MQEADFRESSLTTTNFVTQIETEPDRTAWLPDETLLYILSFLPDLSTRTISKLVCKRWEQIASDPSLFQASLFKKEYPSSAVHLDCDKKLQESYQYAKLIERRIKDSSFKPHVQLSEVQGMITIGKGQKGRFFYSLPSDSENIGGVQMWNTFDKEAIGQFTIDEDVWIHCFREHEGHLYAGGSNGFLFKWEMEGNSCENDVSVISHRWNITSLVWADNHLFSSSLDKTIKEYDKDLNVIKTYAVHETPVTCFVYDNGKFFSASREDCKLHIWEKDSSEQGWKLLHTLSTKFSVTDIQPFDDKLYYSEGSTIHILDLKTFTEIQSFETHFVYNENMVVFDRFLFVSGSTDQKLNDRKYEKHIKVWDIEALPKQGSTQEEAKPLRVILGGKEASHFIVYPGMVWVKGAKGLYFYNFNEEQSK from the coding sequence ATGCAGGAAGCTGATTTTAGAGAATCATCACTTACTACTACAAATTTCGTTACTCAAATTGAAACTGAACCAGATCGCACTGCATGGCTTCCGGATGAAACCTTACTCTATATTCTTTCTTTTCTACCTGACTTAAGCACAAGAACTATTTCAAAACTCGTTTGCAAAAGGTGGGAACAGATTGCGTCTGACCCGTCCCTATTTCAAGCTTCACTATTTAAAAAAGAATACCCATCTTCTGCGGTTCACCTAGATTGCGACAAAAAGCTTCAAGAATCCTATCAGTACGCTAAGCTCATTGAAAGAAGAATAAAAGACAGCTCATTTAAACCCCATGTACAGTTATCAGAAGTACAGGGAATGATCACCATTGGAAAAGGCCAAAAAGGCCGCTTTTTTTACAGCCTTCCGAGTGATTCTGAGAATATAGGAGGGGTTCAAATGTGGAATACTTTTGATAAAGAGGCAATTGGCCAATTTACCATTGATGAAGATGTTTGGATTCACTGCTTTCGTGAACACGAGGGGCATTTATATGCAGGCGGCTCAAATGGTTTCCTTTTCAAATGGGAGATGGAGGGTAATTCTTGCGAAAATGATGTTTCTGTCATTTCCCATAGATGGAATATCACTTCTCTTGTTTGGGCTGACAATCATCTTTTTTCCTCATCACTTGACAAAACTATTAAGGAATACGATAAGGATTTAAATGTTATTAAAACTTATGCCGTTCATGAAACACCGGTTACTTGCTTTGTATATGATAACGGGAAATTTTTCAGCGCTTCAAGAGAAGATTGTAAATTACATATCTGGGAAAAAGATTCTAGCGAACAAGGTTGGAAACTGCTTCACACCCTATCCACAAAGTTTTCAGTAACAGATATTCAACCTTTTGATGACAAACTATATTATAGTGAAGGCTCTACCATTCATATCTTGGATTTAAAAACATTTACCGAAATTCAAAGCTTTGAAACCCACTTCGTATACAATGAAAATATGGTAGTCTTCGATCGTTTTCTTTTTGTTTCGGGGTCGACAGATCAAAAACTTAACGATAGAAAATATGAAAAGCATATCAAAGTTTGGGATATTGAAGCATTGCCAAAGCAAGGGTCGACACAAGAAGAAGCAAAGCCGCTAAGAGTTATTCTCGGTGGAAAAGAAGCATCGCACTTTATTGTTTATCCCGGAATGGTTTGGGTGAAAGGCGCTAAAGGCTTATACTTCTACAATTTTAATGAAGAGCAGTCTAAATAA
- a CDS encoding protein kinase domain-containing protein — MNINKGQGRPIPPASVSERVSKFESKIKEETQSLESRKTDEAAKIVKTGKGDEALEPAAPKPKSLKEKRISGSQSLTKNELYESDSKITPLRRKALPEDKRLALKMLDSRVRNLRLEARKLSLNLADEPGKEAYDEKVYQTMRELYFYSKTLVPGDEELFNQLVKLDNELAILGKDLPRPKDILKAPGLGEEALKPTLKETINHLFEGLPPEMTKGLEANAKRDRLILRKTESQIKLDYAKRLAIARRVAWTSGKQVSLSTIGEVESQWKKFLESKPAAAEERKIGDRLFIFLPNEKGLYLKGKVITESGAFKVPFILHSILTQRSDSVIKQPKEDVKEQLPSFKAAQAAESEKGKEKELSTQSSDVEKRDYIDEDEDLGTTVHKDEDEDLGTTVLNDEEEDLGTIVQKDEDEDLGTTVQNGISKDESEESAPAREQMKFDFTKFIRDRKMEEMSAGELKERADDKQAFSVSFDQDEYTKYKNEANLQLQLTGQRGIWVTKAAQEMHVVTTLTEGEPKKSYILIESAAKFKTESGNRVYDLYNLLQAQEEGILNKSEQIAALTVLEDSLFGIQHIHEQGILHRDLKLQNILTGREGRGGISDFGEFCLIKGVENKEDPRKATSVGSPYMFSPEMAKQAVAKESALDPTSPPRFSGVHPLEQWKLIDDKSDVWSVGMMLWQATTGKEPREHPAYAHSNSLNAKNSVNDVALLLTSRTVREKYNQSYAEPQNKTGIAHLVWECTRVDPDQRPSMDVVASRFSAWKKETAQKLDRGQIKNMWDNFN, encoded by the coding sequence ATGAATATCAATAAAGGTCAAGGTAGACCTATTCCCCCGGCAAGTGTCTCAGAAAGAGTCAGCAAATTCGAGTCAAAAATCAAGGAAGAGACCCAAAGCTTAGAAAGCCGAAAAACCGATGAAGCTGCAAAAATTGTCAAAACAGGCAAGGGTGATGAAGCGTTAGAACCGGCTGCTCCAAAACCAAAAAGCTTAAAAGAAAAGCGAATTTCCGGCTCGCAGAGCTTAACCAAGAATGAACTATACGAATCCGATTCAAAAATAACTCCTCTTAGAAGAAAAGCCCTTCCCGAAGATAAGCGCCTTGCCCTTAAAATGCTTGACTCAAGAGTTAGAAACTTAAGATTGGAAGCAAGAAAGCTCTCTCTAAATTTAGCCGATGAGCCCGGAAAAGAAGCTTATGATGAGAAAGTTTATCAAACCATGCGGGAACTATACTTCTACTCAAAAACCTTGGTTCCGGGCGATGAAGAGCTTTTTAACCAGCTTGTAAAACTTGATAATGAACTTGCAATTCTTGGCAAAGATCTGCCAAGGCCTAAAGATATCCTAAAAGCTCCGGGTCTTGGGGAAGAGGCTTTAAAGCCAACTTTAAAAGAAACCATCAATCACTTATTTGAAGGGCTTCCTCCCGAGATGACGAAAGGCTTAGAAGCAAATGCTAAGCGTGACAGGCTTATTCTAAGGAAGACAGAGAGTCAAATTAAACTCGATTATGCCAAGCGATTAGCAATCGCAAGAAGGGTTGCTTGGACTTCCGGAAAACAGGTTTCATTATCCACTATTGGCGAAGTTGAGTCTCAATGGAAAAAGTTTTTAGAAAGTAAGCCTGCTGCTGCCGAAGAAAGAAAAATCGGGGATCGCCTATTTATCTTTTTACCAAACGAAAAGGGGTTATACTTAAAGGGTAAAGTCATCACAGAATCCGGCGCTTTTAAAGTCCCTTTTATACTCCATTCCATTTTAACACAAAGAAGCGACTCTGTTATCAAACAGCCTAAAGAAGATGTTAAAGAACAACTCCCCTCTTTTAAAGCTGCGCAAGCTGCAGAATCCGAAAAAGGCAAAGAGAAAGAGCTTTCTACTCAATCAAGTGATGTAGAAAAGAGAGATTATATCGACGAGGACGAAGATTTAGGGACCACTGTTCACAAGGACGAAGATGAAGATCTCGGGACAACCGTTCTTAATGACGAAGAAGAGGATTTAGGGACCATTGTTCAAAAAGACGAAGATGAAGATCTAGGAACTACCGTCCAAAATGGTATTTCGAAAGATGAATCAGAGGAGTCAGCGCCTGCTAGAGAACAAATGAAGTTTGATTTTACAAAATTTATTCGCGATCGAAAAATGGAAGAAATGTCAGCTGGCGAGCTCAAAGAAAGAGCGGATGATAAACAGGCTTTTTCAGTAAGTTTTGACCAAGACGAATATACCAAATACAAAAATGAAGCGAACCTACAGCTTCAATTAACGGGACAAAGAGGTATTTGGGTTACAAAAGCAGCACAAGAGATGCATGTGGTAACTACTTTAACCGAGGGTGAACCAAAGAAAAGCTACATCCTTATTGAGAGCGCCGCCAAATTTAAAACAGAAAGTGGAAATCGCGTTTATGATCTCTACAATCTTCTTCAGGCCCAAGAGGAAGGAATTTTAAATAAAAGCGAACAAATAGCCGCTCTTACCGTCCTGGAAGATTCTCTTTTCGGAATCCAACACATACATGAACAAGGCATTCTTCATCGGGATTTAAAACTTCAAAATATTTTAACTGGGCGTGAGGGACGCGGTGGAATTAGTGATTTTGGGGAATTTTGCCTTATAAAAGGGGTTGAAAATAAGGAAGATCCTCGAAAGGCGACATCAGTCGGTTCACCTTACATGTTTTCACCTGAAATGGCAAAGCAGGCTGTCGCTAAAGAATCCGCTTTAGACCCCACTTCCCCTCCTAGATTTTCAGGCGTTCATCCTTTGGAGCAGTGGAAGCTTATTGATGACAAATCAGACGTCTGGTCTGTTGGTATGATGCTTTGGCAAGCAACGACCGGAAAAGAGCCGCGTGAACACCCCGCCTACGCCCATAGCAACTCTTTAAATGCAAAAAATAGCGTGAACGATGTTGCCTTGCTCCTTACTTCAAGAACTGTCAGAGAAAAGTACAATCAATCCTATGCGGAACCTCAAAATAAAACAGGCATTGCGCATCTTGTTTGGGAATGTACAAGGGTTGATCCTGATCAAAGACCTTCGATGGATGTCGTGGCAAGCCGCTTTTCAGCTTGGAAAAAAGAGACTGCTCAAAAACTTGATCGTGGTCAAATCAAAAACATGTGGGATAATTTTAATTAA